In Mastigocladopsis repens PCC 10914, a single window of DNA contains:
- a CDS encoding LapA family protein, which yields MAVFRLILLVVVLGGLTLLLVQNWSPVLSVVFLGMKSKPIPLAIWMLFSTAAGAFTTVFVTSLFNLSNYFARQQRQTPLRSSTASTHARQTRTQEPAPRPSPPPSSSKTESPRTSDAPNDWETDSSTEDWDFEEKEEAPTPNPQNTQVRDSNTYEYERQQEPKSSSKSDSAYSYSYREPKNSGVGKTESIYDADYRVIIPPYQPSTTDKAEDDDWGFLDDDDSEDEDKRPRR from the coding sequence ATGGCTGTATTTCGCTTAATTTTGTTAGTGGTGGTGCTGGGAGGACTAACGCTTTTGCTAGTGCAAAACTGGTCACCTGTCCTCTCTGTGGTATTTTTGGGGATGAAATCCAAACCAATTCCACTGGCGATTTGGATGTTGTTCAGTACTGCTGCTGGTGCTTTTACAACTGTATTCGTCACAAGCTTATTTAATTTGTCTAATTATTTTGCGCGACAACAACGTCAAACCCCGCTGAGGTCATCCACAGCTTCAACCCATGCACGCCAAACTCGCACCCAAGAACCAGCACCCCGTCCTTCTCCTCCACCATCAAGTAGTAAAACCGAGTCACCGCGAACGAGTGATGCACCCAATGACTGGGAAACAGATAGCAGCACGGAAGATTGGGACTTTGAAGAAAAAGAAGAAGCGCCTACACCCAATCCTCAAAATACACAGGTCAGAGACTCTAACACTTACGAATACGAACGTCAGCAAGAACCCAAAAGCAGTTCTAAATCTGATTCAGCCTACTCTTACAGCTACCGCGAACCGAAAAATTCTGGAGTGGGGAAAACTGAATCTATTTACGATGCTGATTATCGGGTTATTATCCCCCCTTATCAACCCTCAACGACTGATAAAGCCGAGGATGATGATTGGGGCTTCTTGGATGACGACGATTCTGAGGATGAGGATAAGCGTCCTCGTCGTTGA
- a CDS encoding shikimate kinase: MTNDLLQGVNLYLIGMMGAGKTTVGHLLAQHLSYGFVDTDTVIEKVAGDKPITKIFADDGEAVFRKLESKVLSQVCAFTKLVIATGGGIVVRRENWSYLHHGLIVWLDVPAEVLYRRLAEDTTRPLLQDADPQGKLRSLLEQRQPLYAQADLQITVSEEETPEQIAARVLEEIPCVLKPEHSPAEPS; the protein is encoded by the coding sequence ATGACGAATGACTTGTTGCAAGGAGTCAACCTGTACTTAATTGGCATGATGGGTGCTGGTAAGACAACTGTGGGACACTTATTGGCACAGCATTTAAGCTATGGCTTTGTTGATACCGACACCGTGATTGAGAAAGTGGCTGGTGATAAACCGATCACCAAAATTTTTGCCGACGACGGAGAAGCCGTGTTTCGCAAGTTGGAAAGTAAAGTGCTGTCACAAGTGTGTGCTTTCACCAAGCTTGTCATTGCAACAGGTGGGGGAATTGTTGTCAGGCGAGAAAACTGGAGTTACCTGCACCACGGCTTAATTGTTTGGCTTGATGTACCGGCGGAAGTCCTGTATAGGCGACTTGCAGAAGATACAACAAGACCACTCCTGCAAGATGCTGATCCACAAGGGAAGTTGCGATCGCTCCTTGAACAACGACAACCTCTTTACGCACAAGCGGATCTGCAAATCACCGTGAGCGAGGAAGAAACACCAGAACAAATTGCCGCGCGGGTTCTGGAGGAGATTCCCTGCGTCCTGAAACCAGAACATTCTCCTGCTGAACCTTCCTAA
- the argB gene encoding acetylglutamate kinase: protein MVRETEYIRQDAATRVQVLSEALPYIQQFTGRTIVVKYGGAAMKDTNLKDKVIRDIVFLSCVGLRPIVVHGGGPEINSWLDKLGIEPQFKNGLRVTDAPTMDVVEMVLVGRVNKEIVALINKAGGSAVGLCGKDGNLITARPQGEEGIGFVGEVCTVDIKILETLVNSGYIPVVSSVAADETGQPYNINADTVAGEIAAAIGAEKLILLTDTRGILKDYKDPSTLIPRVDIQEARELMTTGVVSGGMIPKVNCCVRSLAQGVRAAHIIDGRIPHALLLEIFTDVGIGTMLLGSQFIP, encoded by the coding sequence ATGGTCAGAGAAACTGAGTACATAAGGCAAGATGCAGCCACCCGCGTGCAAGTGTTAAGCGAAGCACTACCGTACATTCAACAATTCACAGGTCGAACCATTGTTGTCAAGTACGGTGGCGCAGCAATGAAAGATACAAATCTCAAAGATAAAGTCATCCGCGACATCGTATTCTTATCTTGCGTTGGCTTACGACCAATTGTGGTACATGGCGGTGGACCGGAAATTAATAGTTGGCTGGATAAACTGGGAATTGAGCCGCAATTTAAAAATGGTTTGCGAGTGACTGATGCCCCCACAATGGATGTGGTGGAAATGGTGTTAGTTGGTCGAGTGAATAAAGAAATAGTCGCCTTGATTAACAAAGCTGGTGGTTCAGCAGTGGGACTGTGCGGCAAAGATGGTAACTTAATTACAGCCCGACCTCAAGGTGAAGAGGGGATCGGCTTTGTAGGGGAAGTTTGCACTGTTGATATCAAAATTTTAGAGACACTCGTCAATAGTGGCTATATTCCCGTCGTTTCCAGCGTTGCAGCAGACGAGACAGGACAACCCTACAACATTAATGCAGATACTGTCGCTGGAGAAATAGCAGCAGCAATCGGGGCAGAAAAGTTGATTTTGCTGACTGACACGAGGGGCATTCTCAAAGACTATAAAGACCCTTCTACCCTGATTCCAAGAGTAGACATTCAAGAAGCCCGCGAATTGATGACAACTGGTGTAGTCAGTGGTGGAATGATTCCCAAAGTCAATTGTTGTGTGCGCTCCCTTGCTCAAGGAGTTCGTGCAGCTCACATCATCGATGGTCGCATCCCCCATGCACTGCTACTTGAAATCTTCACCGATGTTGGTATCGGTACAATGCTCCTTGGGTCGCAGTTTATACCATAG
- a CDS encoding tetratricopeptide repeat protein produces MNSESLEIAKARYQSGKVAFEKGQYREAVEQLEKASALLARNSRLGGEVQIWLVTAYEAAGRTEDALTLCEQLKRHPHTETSKQAKELHYILKAPRLQRPREWMTEIPDLGAVPDNETKIRLAVNNTKSSQGQMPPEPELVDLSQVNTRDNRFIWLALIVVALTLGSLVWLSF; encoded by the coding sequence GTGAATTCTGAAAGTTTAGAAATAGCCAAAGCTAGGTACCAAAGTGGGAAAGTTGCCTTTGAAAAAGGGCAGTACCGAGAAGCTGTTGAACAATTGGAAAAGGCTAGCGCCCTTTTGGCTCGTAATTCTCGCCTTGGTGGTGAGGTACAAATTTGGCTGGTAACAGCTTATGAAGCAGCAGGGCGCACAGAAGATGCTCTTACCCTTTGCGAACAACTTAAGCGCCATCCTCATACAGAAACTAGTAAACAAGCAAAGGAGTTGCATTACATCCTCAAAGCGCCCAGGTTGCAACGACCAAGGGAATGGATGACCGAAATTCCCGATTTAGGCGCAGTCCCTGACAATGAAACCAAAATTCGTCTGGCTGTAAATAATACTAAGTCTTCCCAGGGACAGATGCCTCCTGAGCCAGAATTGGTTGACCTTAGCCAGGTGAATACCAGAGATAATCGATTTATTTGGCTGGCATTGATTGTCGTTGCTTTAACCTTAGGTAGTTTGGTTTGGTTAAGTTTTTAA
- a CDS encoding DUF3153 domain-containing protein: MMNSSAFAKSFVGGKLNRVFPIQNPILWIVLLMSLLLSGCVNYDLGVNFDNPNRGEFVQHIKLEEKLTSFSGDSVYEWLNSIERRARKLEGKTRRLSKQEVIVSIPFSSGRELQAKFNEFFHPNGTQKSESVGSESNSELPKIESNLLVFQNNFLLLVRNRLIYDLDLRSLALISSNGNVLANPGSILNLEFSLNTPWGARSVEKTENTILPEKNGHQLVWKLKPGELNHIETVFWLPSPLGIGTLLIILFVWAGFYLRYTFMPDPRVQFAPPAVTGGQ, translated from the coding sequence ATGATGAATTCGTCTGCTTTTGCAAAGAGTTTTGTGGGTGGGAAATTGAACCGTGTTTTTCCAATCCAAAATCCTATTTTATGGATTGTGCTGTTAATGTCCCTGCTGCTATCTGGTTGTGTCAACTATGACTTGGGCGTTAACTTTGACAATCCGAATCGCGGCGAATTTGTGCAGCATATTAAGTTGGAAGAAAAGCTAACCAGTTTTAGTGGCGATTCTGTTTATGAATGGTTGAATAGTATAGAGCGTCGCGCTCGCAAATTGGAAGGCAAAACACGGCGACTTTCCAAACAAGAGGTTATTGTTTCGATTCCCTTTAGTAGCGGTCGGGAATTACAAGCAAAGTTTAACGAGTTTTTCCACCCTAATGGTACTCAAAAATCGGAGTCCGTCGGAAGTGAATCTAACTCAGAACTGCCAAAAATTGAATCAAACTTACTTGTGTTTCAAAATAATTTCTTGCTTTTAGTGCGGAATCGATTGATTTATGATTTGGATTTGCGATCGCTTGCTCTAATTTCCAGCAACGGAAATGTCTTGGCGAATCCTGGTTCAATTCTCAATTTAGAATTTAGCTTAAACACTCCTTGGGGCGCAAGGAGTGTGGAAAAGACCGAAAATACCATCCTTCCAGAAAAGAATGGACATCAGTTAGTGTGGAAGCTTAAGCCTGGAGAACTAAACCACATAGAAACAGTTTTTTGGCTTCCTAGTCCTCTCGGTATCGGGACTTTGTTAATTATTCTGTTTGTCTGGGCTGGGTTTTACTTGAGATATACTTTTATGCCTGATCCCAGAGTTCAGTTTGCTCCACCAGCAGTCACCGGGGGTCAGTAG
- the pdxH gene encoding pyridoxamine 5'-phosphate oxidase, which yields MDKTIADLRKDYTLQGLSVSDVDPNPFIQFRQWFDQAIAAQLPEPNAMTLATATPDGKPSARMVLLKGFDERGFVFYTNYNSQKGQELAENPQASLVFWWAELERQVRISGRVEKVSENESDEYFYSRPLNSRLGAWASNQSEVIESREILEQRMQELQIKYQNEDVKRPRHWGGLRVIPTEIEFWQGRSNRLHDRLLYTRLNNGSWEIMRLSP from the coding sequence ATGGACAAAACTATAGCCGACCTTCGCAAAGACTACACCCTGCAAGGTCTTAGCGTCTCGGATGTTGACCCTAATCCTTTTATACAGTTTAGACAATGGTTCGACCAGGCTATAGCCGCCCAACTGCCTGAACCGAACGCCATGACTCTTGCCACTGCCACACCCGATGGTAAGCCCTCTGCAAGAATGGTGCTGCTGAAAGGTTTTGATGAGCGGGGCTTTGTCTTTTACACTAACTACAACAGTCAAAAAGGACAGGAGTTAGCAGAAAATCCTCAAGCGTCTCTAGTTTTTTGGTGGGCAGAATTGGAACGTCAAGTCCGCATTAGCGGGCGTGTAGAAAAAGTTTCAGAAAACGAGTCAGACGAGTATTTTTACAGTCGTCCTTTGAACAGTCGCCTGGGTGCGTGGGCTTCTAACCAAAGCGAGGTGATAGAAAGCCGAGAAATTCTTGAGCAACGGATGCAAGAACTGCAAATTAAATATCAAAATGAAGATGTTAAACGACCGCGACACTGGGGAGGCTTGCGTGTAATTCCAACAGAAATCGAATTTTGGCAAGGGCGTTCTAACCGCCTGCACGATCGCTTGCTTTATACTCGCTTAAATAATGGTAGTTGGGAAATTATGCGTTTATCACCCTAA
- a CDS encoding AI-2E family transporter, with translation MHRSASVQRLLIYGLGGPIIALNLWLLYLLFRLFLHPITIVSIAAILAFLLNYPVKFFERVALTRPLAVIIVLLVTLTLLVILGVTLVPMVIDQTIQLLNKIPDWLATSQANLEHIEALAQKRRLPLDLRVVSNQINANIQSLVQQLASAAVGFAGTLLSGLLDMVLVVVLAFYMLLYGDRVWYGIINLLPPHIRFPLTTSLRLNFHYFFLSQILLALFMVISLIPIFLVLKVPFALLFAILIGISQLIPFIGASLGIGLITFLVLLQNWWLAVQVAVAAIIMQQIKDNLLGPKLLGDFIGVNPIWIFVAILMGFEIAGLLGTLVAVPIAGTIKGTFDAIKSGNTGNNASE, from the coding sequence ATGCACCGTTCAGCCTCAGTTCAACGTCTGTTAATATACGGTCTGGGCGGTCCGATTATCGCTCTCAATCTCTGGTTGCTGTATCTGCTTTTTCGCTTATTCCTGCACCCAATCACTATTGTGAGCATTGCGGCAATTCTGGCTTTTTTACTGAACTACCCAGTAAAGTTCTTTGAACGCGTTGCCTTGACCCGCCCTCTGGCAGTTATCATCGTGTTGCTGGTGACTCTAACGCTTTTGGTCATTCTTGGCGTGACGCTCGTGCCAATGGTGATTGACCAAACAATACAACTTTTAAATAAAATTCCGGATTGGCTCGCCACTAGTCAAGCAAATTTGGAGCATATTGAAGCTTTAGCGCAAAAGCGGCGTTTACCCTTAGATTTGAGGGTGGTCAGCAATCAAATCAATGCCAACATTCAGAGTTTGGTGCAACAGTTGGCTTCTGCGGCTGTGGGATTTGCAGGGACGCTGCTATCAGGCTTACTTGATATGGTGTTAGTGGTGGTGTTGGCATTTTATATGCTTCTGTATGGCGATCGCGTATGGTATGGCATAATCAACCTCCTACCGCCTCATATTCGATTCCCCTTGACCACATCTTTGCGACTCAATTTCCACTACTTTTTCCTCAGCCAGATTTTGCTGGCGTTGTTCATGGTGATTAGCCTCATCCCTATTTTCTTAGTTCTTAAGGTGCCTTTTGCCCTATTATTTGCCATACTCATAGGCATATCCCAACTCATTCCCTTCATTGGGGCAAGTTTAGGTATTGGTTTGATTACTTTTTTAGTGTTGTTGCAAAATTGGTGGTTGGCAGTTCAAGTAGCTGTCGCTGCGATTATCATGCAGCAAATCAAAGATAACCTGTTAGGTCCCAAGTTACTTGGCGATTTTATTGGCGTTAATCCCATCTGGATTTTTGTAGCTATTTTAATGGGATTCGAGATTGCTGGTTTGTTAGGAACACTGGTTGCTGTTCCTATTGCTGGTACCATAAAGGGCACCTTCGATGCTATCAAAAGTGGTAATACGGGAAACAATGCAAGTGAGTAG
- a CDS encoding lipopolysaccharide assembly protein LapA domain-containing protein — MRQINFVIIFIFCLALALFALENTQPGTINVVPEVQVQAPISVELLLASGIGAVLAWLYSIWTHWQRLLVSGQQVRQKNVQIKELESKVQQYQAEVQSLKLALPPVNDSLAKEAQAITQ, encoded by the coding sequence ATGAGACAAATCAACTTTGTGATAATTTTTATCTTTTGTTTAGCCTTGGCTTTATTTGCCCTTGAGAACACCCAACCTGGAACAATAAATGTAGTTCCAGAAGTGCAGGTGCAAGCGCCAATTTCGGTTGAGTTGCTTTTGGCAAGTGGCATAGGAGCGGTTTTAGCTTGGTTGTATAGCATCTGGACACATTGGCAGCGACTGCTAGTTTCTGGTCAACAAGTGCGACAGAAAAATGTCCAAATTAAGGAACTAGAAAGCAAGGTTCAACAGTACCAAGCAGAAGTTCAATCTTTGAAGCTTGCTCTACCACCAGTCAATGATTCTCTAGCAAAAGAAGCACAAGCAATCACTCAATAA
- a CDS encoding segregation/condensation protein A: MDASELLEKITLLIHQAELGEIDPWDVKVIEVIDRYLELMAPEVTTRGYEADLSQSGQAFLSASKLVLFKANTLMQLQSSAQEQEAVEDDALPESEDGVIYQAQRLPLERHLRRRPAAMPPPKRRVTLQELIEQLQVMAQQLKLVEKVNKPVRPRRQPSLQSMRAALELAHQENLTEVAYELEQVLQSLAPRLSLQKNWLNLEQLVELWTQTKHPEQNSTHTSQHSHLVVSVFWALLLLCAQSKVELFQEEFYQDIKIRLLTDSANNNKSIDVPLNQECTT; encoded by the coding sequence ATGGATGCTTCCGAGCTATTAGAAAAAATTACACTCCTTATTCATCAGGCGGAACTTGGGGAAATAGACCCTTGGGATGTCAAAGTGATTGAGGTGATTGACCGTTACTTAGAACTAATGGCACCGGAGGTAACCACCAGGGGCTATGAAGCCGACTTATCACAATCAGGGCAGGCTTTTTTATCGGCATCTAAGCTTGTGTTATTTAAAGCAAACACCTTGATGCAATTGCAATCATCAGCACAAGAACAAGAAGCTGTGGAAGATGATGCATTGCCAGAAAGTGAAGATGGGGTAATCTATCAAGCTCAACGCTTACCATTAGAGCGGCACTTGCGTCGTCGTCCAGCAGCAATGCCACCGCCAAAGCGTCGCGTGACTCTGCAAGAGCTGATTGAGCAATTGCAAGTCATGGCGCAACAATTGAAACTGGTAGAAAAAGTCAATAAACCTGTCCGTCCTAGACGCCAGCCTAGCCTCCAAAGTATGCGAGCAGCATTGGAGCTGGCTCACCAGGAAAATCTCACAGAGGTGGCATATGAGCTGGAGCAGGTGTTGCAAAGTTTGGCTCCACGGCTGAGTTTACAAAAAAATTGGTTGAATCTGGAACAGCTCGTGGAGTTGTGGACTCAAACAAAGCATCCAGAACAGAATAGTACACACACGTCCCAACATAGCCATCTTGTTGTTAGCGTTTTCTGGGCACTACTACTGCTTTGTGCTCAATCAAAGGTGGAGCTATTTCAAGAGGAGTTTTACCAGGACATCAAAATTAGGTTACTAACAGATTCAGCCAACAACAACAAATCCATAGATGTTCCTCTGAATCAAGAGTGTACAACATAG
- a CDS encoding sugar phosphate nucleotidyltransferase codes for MKAMILAAGKGTRVRPITYTIPKPMIPILQKPVMEFLLELLRRHGFDQIMVNVSHLAEEIENYFRDGQRFGVQIAYSFEGRIVEGTLVGEAVGSAGGMRKIQDFYPFFDDTFVVLCGDALIDLDLTAAVKWHKSKGSIATIIMKSVPLEEVSSYGIVVTDEDGRVKAFQEKPKVEEALSTNISTGIYIFEPEIFNYIPSGVEYDIGSQLFPKLVEIGAPFYAIPMEFEWVDIGKVPDYWRAIRGVLSGQIKNVQIPGQQVAPGIFTGMNVAVNWDKVDITGPVYIGGMTRIEDGAKIVGPTMIGPNCWVCSGATVENSVIFEWSRLGPGVRLVDKLVFGRYCVDKTGATIDVQAAALDWLITDARQEPPSHTPVERQAIAELLGTNTSS; via the coding sequence ATGAAGGCGATGATTCTCGCGGCTGGTAAAGGTACTCGCGTACGTCCAATTACCTACACAATTCCCAAACCGATGATTCCCATTCTGCAAAAGCCAGTGATGGAATTTTTACTGGAGCTTTTACGCCGGCATGGGTTTGACCAGATTATGGTCAATGTTAGCCATTTAGCAGAGGAAATTGAAAATTATTTCCGCGATGGACAGCGGTTTGGTGTCCAAATTGCCTACTCTTTTGAAGGTCGCATTGTTGAGGGTACTCTCGTAGGGGAAGCCGTCGGTTCTGCAGGAGGAATGAGGAAAATCCAAGACTTTTACCCATTCTTTGACGATACCTTTGTGGTACTGTGCGGTGATGCCCTGATTGACCTAGATTTGACAGCAGCAGTGAAGTGGCATAAATCTAAGGGATCTATTGCCACCATCATCATGAAATCCGTTCCCCTGGAAGAAGTTTCTAGCTATGGTATAGTTGTCACTGACGAAGATGGTCGCGTAAAAGCTTTCCAAGAAAAACCAAAGGTAGAGGAAGCTCTTAGCACCAATATCAGCACAGGTATTTATATTTTTGAGCCAGAGATCTTCAATTATATCCCCTCTGGAGTAGAGTATGACATCGGTAGCCAGCTGTTTCCCAAACTGGTGGAAATCGGTGCGCCCTTCTACGCTATCCCAATGGAGTTTGAATGGGTTGATATTGGTAAAGTACCAGACTACTGGCGAGCAATTCGTGGTGTCCTCTCAGGGCAAATTAAGAACGTGCAAATTCCAGGACAACAAGTTGCTCCTGGTATCTTCACTGGTATGAACGTTGCCGTAAATTGGGACAAAGTGGATATTACAGGTCCAGTTTACATTGGCGGCATGACCAGGATTGAAGACGGAGCCAAAATCGTCGGCCCTACGATGATAGGTCCCAATTGTTGGGTATGCAGTGGTGCAACAGTTGAGAACAGCGTGATTTTTGAATGGTCACGACTCGGTCCCGGAGTCCGGCTCGTTGACAAATTGGTTTTTGGACGTTACTGCGTAGACAAGACTGGAGCAACGATAGATGTCCAAGCCGCTGCTTTAGACTGGCTGATTACCGATGCTCGTCAAGAGCCACCATCCCATACGCCAGTTGAACGGCAAGCCATTGCTGAATTGTTGGGGACAAACACCAGCAGTTAG
- the speA gene encoding biosynthetic arginine decarboxylase: MRAESTDTSEEVVNPPSNGHKTELKNNKQKKLLPPASSPDTSRLWKIEDSEELYRIEGWGQPYFSINAAGHITVSPRGDRGGSLDLYELVNALKLRNLGLPMLIRFSDILEDRIERLNACFAKAIARYNYPGVYRGVFPVKCNQQRHLIEDLVRFGKPHQFGLEAGSKPELMIALALLDTPGALLICNGYKDREYIETAMLAQRLGQKPIIVLEQIEEVDLVIEVSRQLGIDPIVGMRAKLSTQGMGRWGTSSGDRAKFGLTIPEIIQAVDKLREANLLSSLQLLHFHIGSQISAINVIKDAIQEASHIYVELAALGANMKYIDVGGGLGVDYDGSQTNFYASKNYNMQNYANDIVAELKDSCAERNIPVPTLISESGRAIASHQSVLIFDVLSTSVVPLDPPEPPREGEPPIITYLWETYQSVNEENYQEFYHDATQFKEEAISRFNLGILSLTERAKAERLYWACCQKILEITRKQEYVPDELEDLEKIMASIYYVNLSVFQSAPDCWAIDQLFPIMPIHRLDEEPTRRGILADLTCDSDGKIDRFIDLRDVKSVLELHSLKSGEPYYLGMFLNGAYQEIMGNLHNLFGDTNAVHIQLTPKGYQIEHVVKGDTMSEVVSYVQYDSEDMVERIRQRCEYALEENRITLAESQRLMQTYEQSLRRYTYLNS; the protein is encoded by the coding sequence ATGCGTGCTGAGTCAACTGATACATCAGAAGAGGTGGTGAACCCTCCGTCCAATGGACACAAAACTGAATTGAAAAATAACAAACAAAAAAAGCTACTACCACCAGCCTCGTCCCCAGATACGTCTCGGCTATGGAAAATTGAGGACAGCGAAGAACTTTACCGGATTGAAGGTTGGGGACAGCCTTACTTTTCGATTAACGCTGCTGGTCATATCACTGTTTCTCCCAGAGGCGATCGCGGTGGTTCTTTGGATTTGTATGAACTCGTCAACGCCCTTAAGCTGCGTAACTTGGGACTACCCATGTTGATTCGTTTCTCGGATATTTTGGAAGACAGGATTGAGCGCTTAAACGCTTGTTTTGCCAAAGCGATCGCCCGCTACAACTACCCTGGCGTTTACCGTGGTGTCTTCCCGGTCAAATGTAATCAGCAGCGGCACTTAATTGAGGACTTGGTACGTTTCGGCAAACCGCATCAATTTGGTTTAGAAGCTGGTTCCAAGCCAGAGTTAATGATTGCCTTAGCTTTATTGGATACACCGGGAGCGCTGTTAATCTGCAACGGCTACAAAGACCGAGAATACATCGAAACAGCGATGCTAGCACAAAGACTGGGGCAAAAGCCGATTATTGTCCTAGAACAAATCGAAGAAGTCGATTTGGTGATTGAGGTCAGTCGTCAGTTGGGGATTGATCCAATTGTCGGTATGAGAGCTAAACTGAGCACTCAAGGCATGGGACGCTGGGGAACCTCTAGCGGCGATCGCGCGAAGTTCGGTCTGACTATCCCCGAAATTATTCAAGCCGTTGACAAGTTACGCGAAGCTAACCTTTTAAGTTCTTTACAGCTCTTACACTTTCACATCGGCTCGCAAATTTCCGCCATTAATGTGATCAAAGATGCCATCCAAGAAGCCAGCCATATCTATGTAGAATTAGCGGCACTGGGGGCAAATATGAAGTATATCGATGTTGGTGGCGGCTTAGGTGTAGATTATGACGGCTCGCAAACCAACTTCTACGCCTCGAAAAACTACAATATGCAGAACTATGCCAACGATATTGTGGCAGAGTTAAAAGATTCCTGTGCAGAGCGAAATATCCCCGTACCAACACTGATAAGCGAAAGCGGAAGGGCAATTGCTTCCCATCAGTCGGTGCTGATTTTTGATGTTCTCAGTACTAGTGTTGTCCCCCTTGACCCACCAGAACCGCCACGAGAGGGAGAACCCCCAATTATTACTTACCTGTGGGAAACCTACCAATCTGTTAACGAAGAGAATTACCAAGAGTTCTACCACGACGCTACCCAGTTCAAAGAAGAAGCCATCAGTCGCTTCAACTTGGGGATTTTAAGTCTTACGGAACGCGCTAAAGCTGAAAGGCTTTACTGGGCATGTTGTCAAAAAATTCTTGAGATAACCAGAAAGCAGGAATATGTACCCGATGAACTGGAAGACCTGGAAAAAATCATGGCTTCCATCTACTATGTTAATCTTTCTGTCTTTCAATCAGCACCAGATTGTTGGGCAATTGACCAGCTCTTCCCCATCATGCCAATCCACCGCTTGGATGAAGAACCAACACGGCGAGGGATTTTGGCAGACTTAACGTGTGACAGTGATGGCAAAATCGACCGTTTTATTGACCTGCGCGATGTAAAGTCAGTTTTGGAACTGCACTCCTTAAAATCAGGAGAACCTTATTATTTAGGAATGTTCCTGAATGGGGCTTACCAAGAAATTATGGGCAATTTGCACAACCTCTTTGGCGACACCAACGCGGTTCACATCCAATTGACACCAAAAGGGTATCAAATTGAACACGTTGTCAAAGGCGATACCATGAGCGAAGTGGTGAGCTACGTGCAGTATGACTCTGAGGATATGGTAGAAAGGATCCGCCAGCGTTGCGAGTATGCTTTAGAAGAAAATCGCATCACCCTAGCGGAATCTCAAAGACTGATGCAAACCTACGAACAGAGTTTGCGAAGATACACATATTTAAATAGTTAA
- the ndk gene encoding nucleoside-diphosphate kinase, translated as MERTFLAIKPDGVQRGLVGEVIRRYENKGFTLVGLKFLKVSRELAEQHYDVHRERPFFAGLVEFITSGPVVAMVWEGEGVVAAARKIIGATNPLSAEPGTIRGDFGINIGRNLIHGSDAIETAQREIALWFKEEELVSWQPSLIPWLHE; from the coding sequence TTGGAGCGTACATTCTTAGCAATTAAGCCTGATGGCGTGCAGCGCGGATTGGTAGGTGAAGTGATCCGTCGTTATGAAAATAAAGGCTTTACCCTCGTTGGTTTGAAGTTTCTCAAAGTCAGTCGAGAATTGGCTGAACAGCACTATGATGTTCACCGAGAAAGACCTTTTTTTGCTGGGCTGGTAGAGTTTATCACTTCTGGTCCAGTGGTGGCGATGGTTTGGGAAGGCGAAGGCGTTGTTGCAGCCGCCAGAAAGATTATTGGCGCAACGAACCCGCTTTCCGCAGAACCAGGAACAATTCGAGGCGATTTTGGCATTAATATTGGTCGCAACCTCATTCACGGTTCCGATGCGATCGAAACAGCGCAACGGGAAATTGCCCTGTGGTTTAAGGAAGAAGAATTGGTTTCTTGGCAACCAAGTTTAATACCTTGGTTGCACGAGTAA